The Stigmatella aurantiaca DW4/3-1 genome contains the following window.
GCCGCGGACCTTGATGCCGTTTCCCCGCGAGGCGCCCCATGCGGCGGTGTGGCTGCGGGCCCAGCGGCCGGAAGTGTCCCGGTTGCGCACCACGCTGGACGCGGGGACGCAGCGGCTCACCGAGCGGCTGATGCGCGATGCGGCGGGGGAGCTGGGCCCCCGGGGCATCCACAATGGGGTGGCGGTGGTGGTGGATCACACGAGCGCGGAGGTGCTCGCGCTGGTGGGCAGCTTTGACTTCTTCGACCAGCGTCACGGGGGGCAGATTGTCGGCTTCGCCCTGCCGCGCTCGCCAGGCTCGGCGCTCAAGCCACTCCTGTACGCGATGGGCATCGACCGGGGGCTGATGTTGCCGGAGCACCTCGTGGCGGACACGCCCGAGTCCTATGGCGGCTACTCGCCGCGCAACTTCGATGGGCGCTTCCTGGGGCTGGTGCGGATGGAGTTCGCGCTGTCCCAGTCGCTCAACATCCCCTTCGTGCGGCTGCTGAAGGACATGGGCGTGGAGCGCTTCCTGGGCACGCTGCGCCGGGCCGGGGTGGACAGTCTGGCGTCCGAGCCTGGCCACTACGGCCTGTCCGCGGCGGTGGGCGGCCTGGAGGTCACGCCGCTGGAGCTGGCGGGGGTGTACGTGGCGCTCGCGCGGGAGGGCCGCGCGGCCCCGCTGAAGGTGCTGGAGGAAGGGGCGCCCGCGTCCGAGCCCGTGTCCCAGGAGCTGTTCTCTCCCGGGGCGGCCTGGCTCACCCGGCGGGCGTTGTCGCTGAAGGACCGGCCTGATTTCCCTGCCCGGCGCCGGCTGACCGGCATTCCCGCCCAGGTGCATTGGAAGACGGGGACGAGCTTTGGCCACCGCGATGCGTGGGCGGCGGGCTCGGGCCCCCGGCACACGGCGGTGGTGTGGCTGGGCAACTTCGACAGCTCGCCCAGCGTGCACCTCGTGGGCGCGGAGGCGGCGGGCCCGCTGCTCTTCGACGTGCTGGAGGCCATCGGGCCTCGGGGGCTGGCTTCGGAGGCGGACGCGGCGGTGCCCCCCTCGGACCTGACGCGCGTGGAGGTCTGCGCCTACTCCGGGCACCTGCCCACGGACGCCTGCGTGCAGCGCCGCGAGGTGTACGCGCGGCGCGAGTCGGTGCCCACGAAGCGCTGCCCCTACCACCAGCAGGTGGAGGTGGACGCGCGCACGGGGCTGTCGGTGAGCCCGCTGTGCCGGGCGGGCCGCGAGGTGGAGTCCCGGGTGTATCTCACCTGGCCGGCGAGCATCCGCCGCTGGCTGACGGAGCAGCATCGCAGCCTGCCCACGCCACCCGCGTACGCGCCTGGGTGCGAGCCCGGGGGGGCCGAGCACCCGCCGGAGATCCTCTCCCCCTCCGAGGGCCAGGTGGCGCTCCTGATTCCGGGCGTGGCCCCCGAGCAGCAGGAGGTCCCGTTGGAGGCGGAGGCCGCGAACGACCGTGAGCTGACGTGGTTCGTGAACGGGAAGTTCCTGGGCCGCGCCAAGGCGGCCGAGCGGGTGTGGTGGACGCCTGCCCAGGGCACGCATGAAATCCTCGTCACCGACGACCGGGGACTCACCTCCCGGCGCCTCCTGGTGGTGCGCGAGCGGCGCTGACAGACGCGCCTGCCCAGGCGGGAGAAGGCCCACTGCAGAGCCTGTCGTCCGGGCACCGCCTCGCCGTGCCCGCCGCTCCCATGGCCGTGGGGCAGAGAGGCGTTGAAGGCACCGCACCGTGAAGGAGACTGTGCGCGGGGTGACGCATGACGTCACGAAACGCTCGGCAGGGCCCAGTCGGCATTCATGGAAGTAAGCGCTATCGTGGGGAGAGCGGACGGACGGGTGTTGTGGAGGAGCTTTGCCTGCCCTTGGACCGTCCTGATCGCTCCCTCTTCGCGACGTTAGGGTCACCTGGATGAGGTGGTTGGAGACCGTGATTCGGTTGGGGCAGGTGCTCACCTTCCTCATGGTGGTGAGCCCTGTGGGCGGATCAGCGGAGCCCTGGCGTGCCGTGGTCCGGGTGTCCTCGGAAGAGGATCGCATCCTGCTCGAGCGCGTCCGTGGACAGAGCAGTGATTTGCCGGTGCGCCTCCTCGTGGATCCGGGCCCTCCGCTGGAGGAGCAAGAGCCGGCGCGGTGGAGGGGCGCGGTGGGGCTCGCCGAGGCGCACCAGGCGCGGGCGGTGCTCTGGTTTCTGCGCACGGGGGCCACGCTGCGGATTCACCTGGCCGAGCCGGGCAGCCGCCACCTCTTCGTGCGCAAGGCCCAGGTGCAGGGACGCCCGGGGAGCCTGGAGTGGTCCGCTGGCGCCGAGGCCGTGGCGTTGGTGGTGCGCTCCGCGCTTCGGGCCGTGGAGGTAGGCGAGCCCTTGGGCGAGGAGGTGACGGTGGCGCCGCCTCCGCCCGCGCCCGCACCGCCGCCCCCGCCCGTGAGCGAGGCCCCCGCGGCGCCGGTGGTTCCTCCTCCTTCCCCTCCCAGCCCGCTTCCGGGCCCTTGGCAGCTCGCGCTGGGGGGCCTGGCTTCCCTCGATGGCTACGGCTCCGGGGGATACCAGGGCGTGTTGCTCGGC
Protein-coding sequences here:
- the pbpC gene encoding penicillin-binding protein 1C, whose protein sequence is MRALLLLLSLVGAGGAAAWWVPLPERLASPHSAVIEYRDGTPAHVFLAPDERWRVLTRVEDVDPAYVRALLALEDKRFPWHPGVDPLAVVRAGISNVARGRRVSGASTLTMQLVRVLEPRPRTLFSKVIESLRALQLELRMSKDALLAAYLQFVPYGRNVEGVEAASLAYFGHRATHLSAAEIATLLAVPQNPNRRFPTPGNEGRLKAARDDIARRLLAEDALPLGPSGQRVTPGEAQAEVLATPVPRTLMPFPREAPHAAVWLRAQRPEVSRLRTTLDAGTQRLTERLMRDAAGELGPRGIHNGVAVVVDHTSAEVLALVGSFDFFDQRHGGQIVGFALPRSPGSALKPLLYAMGIDRGLMLPEHLVADTPESYGGYSPRNFDGRFLGLVRMEFALSQSLNIPFVRLLKDMGVERFLGTLRRAGVDSLASEPGHYGLSAAVGGLEVTPLELAGVYVALAREGRAAPLKVLEEGAPASEPVSQELFSPGAAWLTRRALSLKDRPDFPARRRLTGIPAQVHWKTGTSFGHRDAWAAGSGPRHTAVVWLGNFDSSPSVHLVGAEAAGPLLFDVLEAIGPRGLASEADAAVPPSDLTRVEVCAYSGHLPTDACVQRREVYARRESVPTKRCPYHQQVEVDARTGLSVSPLCRAGREVESRVYLTWPASIRRWLTEQHRSLPTPPAYAPGCEPGGAEHPPEILSPSEGQVALLIPGVAPEQQEVPLEAEAANDRELTWFVNGKFLGRAKAAERVWWTPAQGTHEILVTDDRGLTSRRLLVVRERR